One region of Mus musculus strain C57BL/6J chromosome 15, GRCm38.p6 C57BL/6J genomic DNA includes:
- the Spatc1 gene encoding speriolin isoform X1, which produces MTHRMEASEMTSTQRQDHGVFLPPASAAAKEPCSEDLGMVALAPLADMLNTPQLSPAAGSLVNPLAATLNPLLSGQIPLLQNNQFANLVPCSMSNQLTNPTTVSPGVTLASSLGLPSTGPLNSQMTSPMTVPPGTTLASSLGLTSTGSLTTSSRLVGPLAVSQSSPIMAPLAGTVAVSLSSPLLSSTATPLGVAQNVVPNPINNIGQPETPRVRLAEPTRGNFSGTSAYAGPAPTSKVNDTRGSRVMEQSRKNVVEMERKTPHRKSNKLPDNPRDTKQLVCERLVGEIAFQLDRRILSSIFPERVRLYGFTVSNIPEKIIQASLNPSNHKLDEDLCQTLTQRYVSIMNKLQSLGYNGRVHPALTEQLVNEYGILRERPELAASEGGCYTVDFLQRVLLETVHPSKLTDALLLLSCLHQLSHDDGKPMFIW; this is translated from the exons GTGTATTCCTGCCCCCAGCTTCAGCAGCAGCAAAGGAGCCCTGCTCAGAAGACTTGGGGATGGTAGCACTGGCACCTCTGGCTGACATGTTGAATACCCCACAGCTCAGTCCTGCAGCAGGCTCCCTTGTGAACCCCCTGGCTGCTACTCTTAACCCACTGCTGTCTGGCCAAATACCCTTGTTGCAGAACAACCAGTTTGCCAATCTTGTGCCATGCTCCATGAGCAACCAACTGACCAATCCTACTACAGTTTCCCCAGGAGTCACCTTGGCCAGTTCTCTGGGTTTGCCCTCTACTGGACCCCTGAACAGTCAAATGACTAGTCCCATGACTGTACCCCCAGGGACCACTCTGGCCAGCTCACTGGGCCTGACCTCAACTGGTTCCCTAACAACAAGCAGCCGGCTGGTGGGCCCTCTGGCTGTATCTCAGAGCAGCCCCATCATGGCTCCCCTGGCAGGCACAGTGGCAGTCTCTCTGAGTAGTCCCCTGCTCTCCTCCACAGCTACCCCTCTAGGTGTTGCTCAGAACGTAGTGCCCAACCCCATAAACAACATAGGGCAGCCAGAGACGCCAAGGGTGCGGCTGGCAGAGCCTACCCGAGGAAACTTTTCTGGAACCTCAGCCTATGCAGGACCAGCTCCCACCTCCAAAG TCAATGATACCCGGGGTTCACGCGTGATGGAACAGTCTCGGAAGAATGTCGTGGAGATGGAGCGGAAGACGCCCCACCGAAAGTCTAACAAGTTACCTGACAATCCCCGAG ACACAAAACAGCTAGTCTGTGAGAGGCTAGTGGGGGAAATCGCCTTCCAGCTAGACCGAAGAATCCTGTCCAGCATCTTCCCAGAGCGCGTACGTCTCTACGGCTTCACTGTCTCCAACATCCCAGAGAAGATCATCCAG GCCTCCCTAAACCCCAGTAATCACAAGTTGGATGAGGACCTGTGCCAGACGCTCACACAGCGTTACGTGAGCATCATGAACAAGCTGCAGAGCTTAGGCTACAACGGGCGGGTGCACCCGGCACTGACAGAACAGCTGGTCAATGAGTACGGCATCCTGCGCGAGCGGCCTGAGCTGGCGGCATCTGAAGGTGGCTGCTACACGGTGGACTTCTTGCAGCGTGTGCTATTGGAAACCGTGCACCCCAGCAAGCTCACGGACGCCCTCCTGCTGCTCTCCTGCCTCCATCAGCTGTCCCACGATGACGGCAAACCTATGTTCATCTGGTAA
- the Spatc1 gene encoding speriolin isoform X2 produces the protein MVALAPLADMLNTPQLSPAAGSLVNPLAATLNPLLSGQIPLLQNNQFANLVPCSMSNQLTNPTTVSPGVTLASSLGLPSTGPLNSQMTSPMTVPPGTTLASSLGLTSTGSLTTSSRLVGPLAVSQSSPIMAPLAGTVAVSLSSPLLSSTATPLGVAQNVVPNPINNIGQPETPRVRLAEPTRGNFSGTSAYAGPAPTSKVNDTRGSRVMEQSRKNVVEMERKTPHRKSNKLPDNPRDTKQLVCERLVGEIAFQLDRRILSSIFPERVRLYGFTVSNIPEKIIQASLNPSNHKLDEDLCQTLTQRYVSIMNKLQSLGYNGRVHPALTEQLVNEYGILRERPELAASEGGCYTVDFLQRVLLETVHPSKLTDALLLLSCLHQLSHDDGKPMFIW, from the exons ATGGTAGCACTGGCACCTCTGGCTGACATGTTGAATACCCCACAGCTCAGTCCTGCAGCAGGCTCCCTTGTGAACCCCCTGGCTGCTACTCTTAACCCACTGCTGTCTGGCCAAATACCCTTGTTGCAGAACAACCAGTTTGCCAATCTTGTGCCATGCTCCATGAGCAACCAACTGACCAATCCTACTACAGTTTCCCCAGGAGTCACCTTGGCCAGTTCTCTGGGTTTGCCCTCTACTGGACCCCTGAACAGTCAAATGACTAGTCCCATGACTGTACCCCCAGGGACCACTCTGGCCAGCTCACTGGGCCTGACCTCAACTGGTTCCCTAACAACAAGCAGCCGGCTGGTGGGCCCTCTGGCTGTATCTCAGAGCAGCCCCATCATGGCTCCCCTGGCAGGCACAGTGGCAGTCTCTCTGAGTAGTCCCCTGCTCTCCTCCACAGCTACCCCTCTAGGTGTTGCTCAGAACGTAGTGCCCAACCCCATAAACAACATAGGGCAGCCAGAGACGCCAAGGGTGCGGCTGGCAGAGCCTACCCGAGGAAACTTTTCTGGAACCTCAGCCTATGCAGGACCAGCTCCCACCTCCAAAG TCAATGATACCCGGGGTTCACGCGTGATGGAACAGTCTCGGAAGAATGTCGTGGAGATGGAGCGGAAGACGCCCCACCGAAAGTCTAACAAGTTACCTGACAATCCCCGAG ACACAAAACAGCTAGTCTGTGAGAGGCTAGTGGGGGAAATCGCCTTCCAGCTAGACCGAAGAATCCTGTCCAGCATCTTCCCAGAGCGCGTACGTCTCTACGGCTTCACTGTCTCCAACATCCCAGAGAAGATCATCCAG GCCTCCCTAAACCCCAGTAATCACAAGTTGGATGAGGACCTGTGCCAGACGCTCACACAGCGTTACGTGAGCATCATGAACAAGCTGCAGAGCTTAGGCTACAACGGGCGGGTGCACCCGGCACTGACAGAACAGCTGGTCAATGAGTACGGCATCCTGCGCGAGCGGCCTGAGCTGGCGGCATCTGAAGGTGGCTGCTACACGGTGGACTTCTTGCAGCGTGTGCTATTGGAAACCGTGCACCCCAGCAAGCTCACGGACGCCCTCCTGCTGCTCTCCTGCCTCCATCAGCTGTCCCACGATGACGGCAAACCTATGTTCATCTGGTAA
- the Spatc1 gene encoding speriolin isoform X4, translating to MTHRMEASEMTSTQRQDHATPLGVAQNVVPNPINNIGQPETPRVRLAEPTRGNFSGTSAYAGPAPTSKVNDTRGSRVMEQSRKNVVEMERKTPHRKSNKLPDNPRDTKQLVCERLVGEIAFQLDRRILSSIFPERVRLYGFTVSNIPEKIIQASLNPSNHKLDEDLCQTLTQRYVSIMNKLQSLGYNGRVHPALTEQLVNEYGILRERPELAASEGGCYTVDFLQRVLLETVHPSKLTDALLLLSCLHQLSHDDGKPMFIW from the exons CTACCCCTCTAGGTGTTGCTCAGAACGTAGTGCCCAACCCCATAAACAACATAGGGCAGCCAGAGACGCCAAGGGTGCGGCTGGCAGAGCCTACCCGAGGAAACTTTTCTGGAACCTCAGCCTATGCAGGACCAGCTCCCACCTCCAAAG TCAATGATACCCGGGGTTCACGCGTGATGGAACAGTCTCGGAAGAATGTCGTGGAGATGGAGCGGAAGACGCCCCACCGAAAGTCTAACAAGTTACCTGACAATCCCCGAG ACACAAAACAGCTAGTCTGTGAGAGGCTAGTGGGGGAAATCGCCTTCCAGCTAGACCGAAGAATCCTGTCCAGCATCTTCCCAGAGCGCGTACGTCTCTACGGCTTCACTGTCTCCAACATCCCAGAGAAGATCATCCAG GCCTCCCTAAACCCCAGTAATCACAAGTTGGATGAGGACCTGTGCCAGACGCTCACACAGCGTTACGTGAGCATCATGAACAAGCTGCAGAGCTTAGGCTACAACGGGCGGGTGCACCCGGCACTGACAGAACAGCTGGTCAATGAGTACGGCATCCTGCGCGAGCGGCCTGAGCTGGCGGCATCTGAAGGTGGCTGCTACACGGTGGACTTCTTGCAGCGTGTGCTATTGGAAACCGTGCACCCCAGCAAGCTCACGGACGCCCTCCTGCTGCTCTCCTGCCTCCATCAGCTGTCCCACGATGACGGCAAACCTATGTTCATCTGGTAA
- the Spatc1 gene encoding speriolin isoform X5, which translates to MEQSRKNVVEMERKTPHRKSNKLPDNPRDTKQLVCERLVGEIAFQLDRRILSSIFPERVRLYGFTVSNIPEKIIQASLNPSNHKLDEDLCQTLTQRYVSIMNKLQSLGYNGRVHPALTEQLVNEYGILRERPELAASEGGCYTVDFLQRVLLETVHPSKLTDALLLLSCLHQLSHDDGKPMFIW; encoded by the exons ATGGAACAGTCTCGGAAGAATGTCGTGGAGATGGAGCGGAAGACGCCCCACCGAAAGTCTAACAAGTTACCTGACAATCCCCGAG ACACAAAACAGCTAGTCTGTGAGAGGCTAGTGGGGGAAATCGCCTTCCAGCTAGACCGAAGAATCCTGTCCAGCATCTTCCCAGAGCGCGTACGTCTCTACGGCTTCACTGTCTCCAACATCCCAGAGAAGATCATCCAG GCCTCCCTAAACCCCAGTAATCACAAGTTGGATGAGGACCTGTGCCAGACGCTCACACAGCGTTACGTGAGCATCATGAACAAGCTGCAGAGCTTAGGCTACAACGGGCGGGTGCACCCGGCACTGACAGAACAGCTGGTCAATGAGTACGGCATCCTGCGCGAGCGGCCTGAGCTGGCGGCATCTGAAGGTGGCTGCTACACGGTGGACTTCTTGCAGCGTGTGCTATTGGAAACCGTGCACCCCAGCAAGCTCACGGACGCCCTCCTGCTGCTCTCCTGCCTCCATCAGCTGTCCCACGATGACGGCAAACCTATGTTCATCTGGTAA